A window of Castanea sativa cultivar Marrone di Chiusa Pesio chromosome 1, ASM4071231v1 contains these coding sequences:
- the LOC142625031 gene encoding glycosyltransferase BC10, which yields MKRKATQQQKSQYKWRRKLFAVILLGFCFGTLVMMMQSQYSRIMMLGPRLQKPKIAFLFIARNRLPLEIVWDSFFRGGENKFSISVHSRPGFLFNKATTRSVYFLNRQVNDSIQVDWGEASMIEAERRLLKHALDDPYNERFVFLSDSCIPLYNFSYTYDYIMSTSTSFVDSFADTKEGRYNPKMDPVIPVHNWRKGSQWVVLTRKHAEVVVKDITIFPRFQEYCKRRSLPEFWRDHPLPTDASKEHNCIPDEHYVQTLLAQEGFEGEITRRSLTHSSWDLSSSKDHERRGWHPVTYKFSDATPTLIQSIKDIDNIYYETEYRREWCTSKGKPSTCFLFARKFTRPAAFRLLNMSVLGPFNEATSKSSLW from the exons atgaAGCGAAAGGCTACGCAGCAGCAGAAATCGCAGTACAAATGGAGGAGGAAGCTATTCGCGGTGATTCTCTTAGGGTTTTGCTTCGGAACTTTGGTGATGATGATGCAGAGCCAGTACAGTCGGATTATGATGCTCGGCCCGAGGCTCCAGAAGCCGAAGATCGCCTTCTTGTTCATCGCCAGGAATCGGCTTCCTCTTGAAATAGTTTGGGACTCATTCTTTCGT GGAGGGGagaataaattttcaatttctgtTCACTCTAGGCCTGGGTTTCTGTTCAACAAGGCAACAACAAGATCGGTCTATTTTTTGAATCGTCAAGTTAACGATAGCATACAG GTAGACTGGGGTGAAGCCAGCATGATTGAGGCAGAGCGTAGATTACTTAAGCATGCACTTGATGATCCTTATAATGAACGCTTTGTGTTTCTCTCAGACAG CTGCATACCTCTATACAACTTCAGCTACACCTATGACTATATCATGTCCACATCAACTAGTTTTGTAGACAG CTTTGCTGATACTAAAGAGGGTCGCTACAATCCAAAAATGGATCCTGTTATTCCAGTTCATAACTGGAGGAAAGGATCTCAG TGGGTTGTTCTGACCAGAAAGCATGCAGAGGTTGTTGTGAAAGACATTACTATATTTCCCAGGTTTCAAGAGTATTGCAAG AGGAGATCACTACCTGAGTTTTGGCGAGATCATCCCCTT CCAACTGATGCATCCAAGGAGCATAATTGTATACCAGATGAACACTATGTTCAGACATTACTGGCT CAAGAAGGCTTTGAGGGAGAAATCACACGAAGATCACTGACACATAGTTCATGGGATCTCTCATCCTCCAAAGACCATGAACGTCGTGGATGGCATCCTGTAACTTACAAATTTTCAGATGCTACTCCTACGCTTATCCAATCTATAAAG GACATAGATAATATCTATTATGAGACTGAGTACCGAAGAGAATGGTGCACTAGCAAGGGTAAACCATCCACATGCTTTCTTTTTGCTAGAAAATTCACTCGGCCAGCAGCATTCCGGCTTCTTAATATG TCTGTTTTGGGACCTTTCAATGAAGCAACAAGTAAGTCCAGTCTATGGTAA